A DNA window from Nitratidesulfovibrio sp. contains the following coding sequences:
- a CDS encoding pyruvate carboxylase has protein sequence MGIKTFEQVLEEVRGKAILVANRGIPARRICRSIRERFDAVAVMTATDIDKTSPAASAAQELLLLGSDPRAYLDIDHIIALAKQRDMVAIHPGWGFASEDERFPAKCKAAGLTFIGSTAEAMNLLGNKVQVRKLAKKLDIPVVPGSEGAVDIPTARTIIDEIGLPVMLKAEGGGGGRGIFAIHRAEELSDAFMKASTMAQASFGNPRLYVEKYLPSVRHIEIQVIADMYGNVFAFDERDCTVQRNHQKLIEITPSPWSGITPELRERLKEYSRMLVREVGYHSLCTVEFLVTADGTPYLIEVNTRLQVEHGITECRYGIDLVEEQIAVAFGAKLRFTQENTTPQHVAMQVRINCEDPQNHFAPNSGLVSRYVSPGGPGVRLDSNMCAGYEFPSNYDSAGSLLIAYGQGWEKVLGIMERCLGEYVIGGIKTTIPFYKQVLKHPKFRAGDLDTNFIANTPELMCYSDLAPEAERLARLVAEVSAKGYNPYVQLGEYRTRETPRMPRFEPVLPPIPGAVRRAPSPYPTGDRTALLDYLRDAGHVHFTDTTPRDMTQSNSGNRFRLAEDALIGPYLDNCGFFSIENGGGAHFHVALMANMTYPFSEAKEWNRFAPKTLKQILIRSTNVLGYKPQPKNLMRMTGEMVCDTHHIIRCFDFLNHIENMRPFAEVALNRTDVVFEPALSLSWAKGFDVDHYLGVTEEVMRMVGSVAGVGPDQAAKMIILGLKDMAGMCPPRFMTALVSALRKRWPSLVLHYHRHYTDGLFVPSVGAAAKAGAHIVDVALGASVRSYGQGDVLATAAYIEDELGLATNLNKNMIRDCNFVLKQIMPYYDRYCAPYFQGIDHDVVEHAMPGGATSSSQEGAMKQGYIHLLPYMLKFLAGTRKIVRYHDVTPGSQVTWNTAFLAVTNAYKRGGEEEVRYLLEVLDHVARHNEADLTAEMRKARLSIYQDCNDAFRNLLLGRFGKLPLGFPADWVYESAFGNEWKKAIASRTEASPLDSLTDVDMAAEERGYVDIMRRKPTEEEFVLYLNHPGDAIKTIQLRARFGNPNNLPLDVWFEGVAPGEDLNFVDSNGKPHHLSLLSISRPNEAGMSVVRYVLDSEFMSCEVQVAKAAIADGKGSEKADPSNPMHVAAPSNGDLWVMYVHPGDVVKQGEELFNISIMKQEKAVLAPVAGMVKRVLKTADYRESKQMMPVREGELIVELGPIPRTCPNAGCSRPITMEGIDFCPYCGEPLNP, from the coding sequence ATGGGCATCAAGACCTTCGAGCAGGTGTTGGAAGAGGTGAGGGGCAAGGCGATTCTGGTGGCCAACCGGGGCATCCCGGCCCGCCGTATCTGCCGTTCCATCCGTGAACGCTTCGATGCCGTGGCCGTGATGACCGCCACCGACATCGACAAGACCTCTCCGGCCGCCTCCGCAGCGCAGGAGCTCCTGCTGCTGGGTTCCGACCCCAGAGCGTATCTGGACATCGACCACATCATCGCGCTGGCCAAACAGCGCGACATGGTCGCCATCCATCCCGGATGGGGCTTCGCTTCCGAAGACGAACGCTTCCCCGCCAAATGCAAGGCCGCCGGGCTGACCTTCATCGGGTCCACCGCAGAGGCCATGAACCTGCTGGGCAACAAGGTGCAGGTCCGCAAGCTGGCGAAGAAGCTCGACATCCCCGTTGTTCCCGGTTCCGAAGGAGCCGTGGACATTCCCACCGCGCGCACCATCATCGACGAGATCGGCCTGCCGGTCATGCTGAAGGCTGAAGGCGGGGGCGGGGGCCGGGGCATCTTCGCCATCCACCGCGCGGAAGAACTTTCCGACGCCTTCATGAAGGCGTCCACCATGGCCCAGGCCTCGTTCGGCAACCCGCGCCTGTACGTGGAAAAGTACCTGCCCTCGGTGCGCCACATCGAAATACAGGTCATCGCCGACATGTACGGCAACGTGTTCGCCTTTGACGAACGCGACTGTACCGTGCAGCGCAACCACCAGAAGCTCATCGAGATCACGCCGTCGCCGTGGTCGGGCATCACCCCGGAACTGCGCGAACGGCTGAAGGAATACTCGCGCATGCTGGTGCGCGAGGTGGGCTACCATTCGCTGTGCACCGTGGAATTCCTGGTCACCGCCGACGGCACGCCGTACCTGATCGAGGTGAACACCCGCCTCCAGGTGGAGCACGGCATCACCGAATGCCGGTACGGCATCGACCTGGTGGAAGAGCAGATCGCCGTGGCCTTCGGCGCCAAGCTGCGTTTCACCCAGGAAAACACCACGCCGCAGCACGTGGCCATGCAGGTGCGCATCAACTGCGAAGACCCGCAGAACCATTTCGCCCCCAACTCGGGCCTGGTCAGCCGCTACGTGTCGCCCGGCGGCCCCGGCGTGCGCCTGGACTCGAACATGTGCGCGGGCTACGAGTTTCCGTCCAACTACGACTCGGCGGGTTCCCTGCTCATCGCCTACGGGCAGGGCTGGGAAAAGGTGCTCGGGATCATGGAGCGCTGCCTTGGCGAGTACGTCATCGGCGGCATCAAGACCACCATCCCGTTCTACAAGCAGGTGCTGAAGCACCCCAAGTTCCGCGCGGGCGACCTGGACACCAACTTCATCGCCAACACGCCGGAACTGATGTGCTACTCCGACCTCGCCCCCGAGGCGGAACGCCTGGCCCGGCTGGTGGCCGAGGTTTCGGCCAAGGGCTACAACCCCTACGTGCAGCTGGGTGAATACCGCACCCGCGAAACCCCGCGCATGCCCCGCTTCGAGCCGGTGCTGCCGCCCATCCCCGGTGCCGTGCGCCGCGCGCCCTCGCCGTATCCCACCGGCGACCGCACCGCGCTGCTCGACTACCTGCGCGATGCGGGCCACGTGCACTTCACCGACACCACCCCCCGCGACATGACCCAGTCGAACAGCGGCAACCGCTTCCGCCTGGCGGAAGACGCGCTGATCGGACCGTACCTCGACAACTGCGGGTTCTTCTCCATCGAGAACGGCGGCGGCGCCCACTTCCACGTGGCGCTCATGGCCAACATGACCTACCCCTTCTCGGAAGCGAAGGAATGGAACCGCTTCGCGCCCAAGACGCTGAAGCAGATCCTGATCCGCTCCACCAACGTGCTGGGGTACAAGCCGCAGCCGAAGAACCTCATGCGCATGACCGGCGAGATGGTGTGCGATACCCACCACATCATCCGCTGCTTCGACTTCCTGAACCACATCGAGAACATGCGGCCCTTCGCCGAAGTTGCGCTGAACCGCACCGACGTGGTCTTCGAACCGGCACTGTCGCTTTCGTGGGCCAAGGGCTTCGACGTGGACCACTACCTTGGCGTCACCGAGGAAGTGATGCGCATGGTGGGCAGCGTGGCCGGGGTCGGTCCCGACCAGGCCGCGAAGATGATCATCCTCGGCCTCAAGGACATGGCGGGCATGTGCCCGCCCCGGTTCATGACCGCCCTGGTCTCTGCCCTGCGCAAGCGCTGGCCCTCGCTGGTGCTGCACTACCACCGCCATTACACCGACGGCCTGTTCGTGCCTTCGGTGGGTGCCGCCGCCAAGGCGGGCGCGCATATCGTGGACGTGGCCCTTGGCGCCTCCGTGCGCTCGTACGGGCAGGGCGACGTGCTGGCCACGGCCGCCTACATCGAGGACGAGCTTGGCCTCGCGACCAATCTGAACAAGAACATGATCCGCGACTGCAACTTCGTGCTCAAGCAGATCATGCCGTACTACGACCGTTACTGCGCGCCGTACTTCCAGGGCATCGACCACGACGTGGTCGAGCACGCCATGCCCGGCGGGGCCACCTCGTCGTCGCAGGAAGGGGCCATGAAGCAGGGGTACATCCACCTTCTGCCGTACATGCTCAAGTTCCTGGCGGGTACCCGCAAGATCGTGCGCTACCACGACGTGACGCCCGGCTCGCAGGTGACCTGGAACACCGCCTTCCTGGCCGTGACCAACGCCTACAAGCGCGGTGGCGAAGAAGAAGTGCGCTACCTGCTGGAAGTGCTGGACCACGTGGCCCGGCACAACGAGGCCGACCTGACCGCAGAAATGCGCAAGGCCCGCCTGTCCATCTACCAGGATTGCAACGACGCCTTCCGCAACCTGCTGCTGGGCCGCTTCGGCAAGCTGCCCCTCGGCTTTCCGGCGGACTGGGTGTACGAAAGCGCCTTCGGCAACGAATGGAAGAAGGCCATCGCCTCGCGCACCGAGGCATCGCCCCTTGATTCGCTGACCGACGTGGACATGGCGGCGGAAGAGCGCGGCTACGTCGACATCATGCGCCGCAAGCCCACGGAAGAAGAGTTCGTCCTGTACCTGAACCACCCCGGCGATGCCATCAAGACCATCCAGTTGCGGGCCCGCTTCGGCAACCCCAACAACCTGCCGCTGGATGTGTGGTTCGAGGGCGTGGCCCCCGGCGAGGACCTGAACTTCGTCGATTCCAACGGCAAGCCGCACCATCTCTCGCTGCTCAGCATCTCTCGCCCCAACGAGGCGGGCATGAGCGTGGTGCGCTACGTGCTCGATTCCGAGTTCATGAGCTGCGAGGTGCAGGTGGCCAAGGCTGCCATTGCCGACGGCAAGGGCTCGGAAAAGGCCGATCCGTCCAACCCCATGCACGTGGCCGCGCCCAGCAACGGCGACCTGTGGGTGATGTACGTGCACCCCGGCGACGTGGTGAAGCAGGGCGAGGAGCTGTTCAACATCTCCATCATGAAGCAGGAAAAGGCTGTGCTGGCCCCGGTTGCCGGCATGGTCAAGCGCGTGCTGAAGACCGCCGACTACCGCGAAAGCAAGCAGATGATGCCCGTCCGCGAGGGCGAGCTGATCGTGGAGCTTGGGCCCATCCCGCGCACCTGCCCCAACGCGGGGTGCTCGCGGCCCATCACCATGGAAGGCATCGACTTCTGCCCGTACTGCGGCGAACCGCTCAATCCGTAA
- a CDS encoding biotin--[acetyl-CoA-carboxylase] ligase codes for MVPCNGSNVCEISACTMGEGAPVAHLLHEGLAVPSSGWASANTSDAEPQWMADPLPPETLPGLPGWGEDLAACNHFDPVTMGGVSMLAARPGALAATESSASPEPRAVADHDAPRQPGAAPVPSPAGAVSPPVIVCGPCTSSLDVAHALAAAGALPEWGTVLAVSQRAGRGQLRRPWESPPGNIYAALRLPAAGVFATETASIALGCLFAEAFNALGVPVRLKWPNDLLLGDAKVGGMLLEEKRGVVLAGIGINVVSAPPPQALRQGWAVPAASLAGCDISATPLTLWRHLVEDSRFCYEAQVLRAGGADFVSCAEKHLAWVGRGVVVHGGEVGDCPGRILGLEPQGGLRIVISGREHILRSGSITPIPS; via the coding sequence ATGGTTCCCTGCAACGGCAGCAACGTTTGCGAAATTTCCGCCTGCACGATGGGGGAGGGCGCGCCCGTTGCGCATTTGTTGCACGAGGGACTGGCCGTGCCGTCGTCCGGCTGGGCATCGGCCAACACATCGGATGCCGAGCCGCAATGGATGGCCGACCCGTTGCCGCCCGAAACCCTGCCTGGCCTGCCCGGCTGGGGCGAAGACCTGGCCGCCTGCAACCATTTTGACCCGGTGACCATGGGCGGCGTGTCCATGCTGGCGGCGCGGCCCGGCGCACTGGCAGCAACCGAATCCTCCGCATCGCCGGAACCCCGCGCTGTCGCGGACCACGACGCCCCCCGGCAGCCCGGTGCCGCACCAGTGCCTTCTCCCGCCGGGGCCGTCTCCCCGCCGGTCATAGTGTGCGGGCCGTGCACCTCCAGTCTGGACGTGGCCCATGCCCTGGCCGCCGCCGGGGCCCTGCCGGAATGGGGGACCGTGCTGGCCGTATCGCAACGGGCCGGGCGTGGCCAGTTGCGCCGCCCGTGGGAATCGCCGCCCGGCAACATCTACGCGGCCCTGCGCCTGCCCGCCGCCGGGGTGTTCGCAACCGAGACGGCGTCCATCGCCCTGGGCTGCCTGTTCGCGGAAGCCTTCAACGCACTGGGCGTGCCCGTACGGCTCAAGTGGCCCAACGACCTGTTGCTGGGCGATGCCAAGGTGGGCGGCATGCTGCTGGAGGAAAAACGCGGGGTGGTGCTGGCGGGCATCGGCATCAACGTGGTGTCGGCGCCGCCGCCCCAGGCCCTGCGCCAGGGCTGGGCGGTGCCTGCCGCCAGTCTTGCCGGTTGCGACATTTCCGCCACGCCGCTGACGCTGTGGCGCCATCTTGTGGAAGATTCACGTTTCTGCTATGAAGCGCAAGTTCTACGCGCCGGTGGGGCCGATTTCGTATCGTGCGCGGAAAAGCATCTTGCCTGGGTAGGCCGTGGGGTTGTGGTTCACGGTGGCGAAGTGGGTGACTGTCCGGGCAGGATTCTTGGACTCGAACCGCAGGGGGGCCTGCGGATTGTCATTTCGGGCAGGGAACACATACTCCGCTCCGGCAGCATCACGCCCATACCTTCGTGA
- a CDS encoding HD domain-containing protein, with amino-acid sequence MKTYLVGGAVRDLLLGRTIHDHDVAFEGDAVCFVRQNPGARKVGRDVDVYLLDGVEHMPLRGTLDEDLAARDFTFNALALTESGMVHAHPQALGDLADRVLRPASPTSLADSPVRAFRAARFAAQFPDFTVHADTLAQMRAVAASGMLAALPAEQVCRETLKALAAPCPGRYLKVLHAGGCLSPWFAELAGANAVPAGPPRYHAGSVLDHVARVMDMAAVLTGHASRTGNDAPLPSPADSSTGNGTGTHSRPTVPQPELVTWMALCHDLGKATTAADVLPHHYGHEDRGAPLARALGTRLAMPTRYIEAGDAAARLHMRLARHAELRPGTRVDLLLELHTRALLPAMRLLVLADGTGKGMGTGPDCALRQPENASPAARGRAAAVSASESPSAPGADDPLAPYEPPRIPEVCLNRLEMLRQRTEAELAVLLAVKLPPELRNKGAASGARLRELRSMALARFDERTGSVADEPAP; translated from the coding sequence ATGAAGACGTATCTCGTGGGCGGAGCCGTGCGCGACCTGCTGCTGGGCAGAACGATACACGACCACGACGTGGCCTTCGAAGGCGACGCGGTGTGTTTTGTACGGCAGAACCCCGGTGCCCGCAAGGTTGGCCGCGACGTGGACGTGTACCTTCTGGACGGCGTGGAACACATGCCCCTGCGCGGCACGCTGGACGAAGACCTGGCCGCCCGCGATTTCACCTTCAATGCCCTGGCGCTGACCGAATCAGGCATGGTGCACGCCCACCCCCAGGCGCTGGGCGACCTTGCGGACCGCGTGCTGCGCCCGGCATCGCCCACGTCGCTGGCCGACAGCCCGGTGCGGGCCTTTCGCGCCGCGCGTTTCGCCGCGCAATTTCCAGACTTTACGGTGCATGCGGACACACTGGCCCAGATGCGCGCCGTGGCCGCCAGCGGCATGCTGGCCGCCCTGCCCGCCGAGCAGGTATGCCGCGAAACCCTGAAGGCGCTGGCCGCGCCCTGCCCCGGTCGCTACCTGAAGGTGCTGCACGCGGGCGGCTGCCTGTCGCCGTGGTTCGCCGAACTGGCCGGGGCCAATGCGGTTCCGGCCGGGCCCCCGCGCTACCACGCCGGATCGGTGCTGGACCACGTGGCGCGGGTCATGGACATGGCCGCCGTGCTGACCGGGCATGCATCCCGGACCGGGAATGACGCGCCATTGCCATCCCCGGCGGATTCCTCCACGGGGAACGGCACGGGCACGCATTCCCGCCCCACGGTGCCGCAACCGGAACTGGTGACATGGATGGCCCTGTGCCATGACCTCGGCAAGGCGACAACGGCGGCGGACGTGTTGCCGCACCATTACGGCCACGAGGATCGCGGCGCGCCACTGGCGCGGGCGCTGGGCACCCGCCTGGCCATGCCCACCCGGTACATCGAGGCGGGCGACGCGGCTGCCCGGCTGCACATGCGCCTGGCCCGGCATGCGGAACTGCGCCCCGGCACGCGCGTGGATCTGCTGCTGGAGTTGCACACGCGCGCATTGCTGCCCGCCATGCGGCTGCTGGTGCTGGCCGACGGCACCGGCAAGGGCATGGGCACCGGCCCCGACTGCGCGCTGCGGCAGCCGGAGAATGCATCCCCGGCTGCACGCGGGCGCGCGGCTGCCGTTTCCGCGTCGGAATCACCGTCCGCCCCGGGCGCTGATGATCCCCTCGCCCCGTACGAGCCGCCCCGCATTCCGGAGGTCTGCCTGAACCGACTGGAGATGCTGCGCCAGCGCACCGAGGCCGAACTTGCCGTGCTGCTGGCCGTGAAGCTGCCGCCGGAACTGCGCAACAAGGGTGCCGCCTCTGGCGCGCGCCTGCGTGAACTGCGCAGCATGGCCCTTGCCCGGTTTGATGAGCGAACCGGCAGCGTGGCCGACGAACCGGCGCCTTGA
- a CDS encoding manganese-dependent inorganic pyrophosphatase has product MAALVLGHMNPDTDSIIAAIGVADLMTKRGIEAKPVAQGACTPETDFVLGKFGLKAPEVVTSVAGQKVILVDTTERAQLPADLSDAELLGVVDHHKLGDVTTSNPLEMWVWPVGCSCTVIKAMYDYYGIEVPKAIAGGLLCAILSDTVMFKSVTCTPEDKKAVEALAKIAGVADVMALGMEMFKVKSAVEGASMKDLVFRDYKDFDMGGKKVGIGQLEVVDLSILEPVKAGLYEEITKVKGEGRHSVFLLLTDIMKEGSEMLIVSDDASMVEKAFGVKPEGKSVWLDGVMSRKKQVVPNFEKAFKG; this is encoded by the coding sequence ATGGCAGCTCTTGTCCTTGGTCACATGAACCCCGATACCGACTCCATCATCGCCGCCATCGGCGTTGCCGACCTGATGACCAAGCGCGGCATCGAAGCCAAGCCCGTCGCGCAGGGCGCCTGCACCCCTGAAACCGACTTCGTCCTCGGCAAGTTCGGCCTGAAGGCCCCCGAAGTGGTGACCTCCGTGGCTGGCCAGAAGGTCATCCTGGTCGACACCACCGAGCGTGCGCAGCTGCCCGCCGACCTGTCCGACGCCGAACTGCTCGGCGTGGTCGACCACCACAAGCTGGGCGACGTGACCACCTCCAACCCGCTGGAAATGTGGGTGTGGCCGGTGGGCTGTTCCTGTACCGTCATCAAGGCGATGTACGACTACTACGGCATCGAGGTGCCCAAGGCCATCGCCGGCGGCCTGCTGTGCGCCATCCTGTCCGACACCGTCATGTTCAAGTCCGTCACCTGCACCCCCGAAGACAAGAAGGCCGTCGAAGCCCTTGCCAAGATCGCGGGCGTGGCCGACGTGATGGCCCTGGGCATGGAAATGTTCAAGGTGAAGTCTGCCGTTGAAGGCGCGTCCATGAAGGACCTGGTCTTCCGCGACTACAAGGACTTCGACATGGGCGGCAAGAAGGTCGGCATCGGCCAGCTGGAAGTGGTGGACCTGTCCATCCTCGAGCCCGTGAAGGCCGGTCTGTACGAAGAAATCACCAAGGTGAAGGGCGAAGGCCGTCACTCGGTGTTCCTGCTGCTGACCGACATCATGAAGGAAGGTTCCGAAATGCTGATCGTTTCGGACGACGCCTCCATGGTCGAAAAGGCCTTCGGCGTGAAGCCCGAAGGCAAGTCGGTGTGGCTTGACGGCGTGATGAGCCGCAAGAAGCAGGTCGTGCCCAACTTCGAAAAGGCCTTCAAGGGCTAA
- a CDS encoding PTS sugar transporter subunit IIC, translating into MPARAHPGAAHRFFFAVFSLLRFALNLGFLERPLAIGFLWAVMTGEWGLSMHIAIFLELFWLDLFPAGTYIPPNSIISLLLALSVAGHFGLESAGQLAIPMLLALPAALAGAHVEYLHRRWRNQQYTDLLHWGRVAEHPGKGDSPLWRIMVRSLGELFALNLGLFCVCLLVLVGTIELMSNYIGHLPAVPGIAWGHVWFVGAMGGMLALRLRRAYVAFALALLAASAASFI; encoded by the coding sequence ATTCCTGCCCGTGCTCACCCTGGCGCTGCCCATCGCTTTTTTTTTGCCGTTTTTTCGCTGCTGCGTTTCGCGCTGAATCTGGGCTTTCTGGAACGCCCGCTCGCCATCGGCTTCTTGTGGGCCGTCATGACCGGCGAGTGGGGGCTTTCCATGCACATCGCCATCTTTCTCGAGCTGTTCTGGCTCGACCTGTTTCCCGCCGGTACCTACATCCCCCCCAACTCCATCATTTCGCTGCTGCTGGCCCTGAGCGTGGCCGGGCACTTCGGCCTTGAATCCGCCGGTCAGCTTGCCATTCCCATGCTGCTCGCGCTGCCCGCCGCCCTTGCCGGTGCGCACGTGGAATACCTGCACCGCCGCTGGCGCAACCAGCAGTACACCGACCTTCTGCACTGGGGCAGGGTGGCCGAGCACCCCGGCAAGGGCGATTCGCCCCTGTGGCGCATCATGGTGCGTTCGCTGGGCGAGCTGTTCGCGCTGAACCTTGGCCTGTTTTGCGTGTGCCTGCTTGTGCTTGTGGGAACTATCGAACTCATGTCCAACTATATCGGGCACCTTCCGGCTGTTCCCGGCATAGCCTGGGGCCATGTGTGGTTCGTGGGCGCCATGGGCGGCATGCTGGCGCTGCGCCTGCGCCGGGCCTATGTGGCCTTCGCGCTGGCCTTGCTGGCCGCGTCGGCAGCTTCGTTCATCTGA
- a CDS encoding PTS sugar transporter subunit IIB, whose product MLWFRIDNRLVHGQIIEAWLPYTGARRLLVANDALAADDLQQQIVSLAIPGRVEVHFVRVDALAQYCTGRTDDGHDTLVLFATCADARRAFDTGVGMGTLNVGNLHYTPGKKQLCAHVSVSDDDEACLRFFSRHSVSLDFRCVPNDPVQIKGWS is encoded by the coding sequence ATGCTCTGGTTCCGCATCGACAACCGCCTGGTGCACGGCCAGATCATCGAGGCGTGGCTGCCCTACACCGGGGCACGACGCCTTCTGGTGGCCAACGACGCGCTGGCCGCCGACGACCTGCAACAGCAGATCGTTTCACTGGCCATCCCCGGTCGGGTAGAGGTGCACTTCGTCCGGGTGGACGCCCTGGCCCAGTACTGTACCGGGCGCACCGACGACGGGCACGACACGCTCGTGCTCTTCGCCACGTGCGCAGACGCCCGCCGCGCCTTCGATACCGGAGTGGGCATGGGCACCCTGAACGTCGGCAACCTGCACTACACCCCCGGCAAAAAGCAGCTGTGCGCCCATGTTTCCGTTTCCGACGACGACGAGGCCTGCCTGCGTTTCTTCAGCCGCCACTCCGTGTCCCTGGATTTTCGCTGCGTACCCAACGACCCGGTGCAGATAAAGGGGTGGTCATGA
- a CDS encoding PTS sugar transporter subunit IIA — translation MSTTEQHQAGQPRKGQGQGGPSKVGQPGDGQAAAEPRIGVILVTHADYGAALLRAAEFILGPVQDCASISVDVSLEVDETVKRLNEAVKRLDTGRGVMILTDMFGGTPTNLSLALLGKGNVEVLTGVNLPMLLKVFAGRDGDLAALSRDARDAGTKGIVAAGELLRSRVKNG, via the coding sequence ATGTCCACCACCGAACAGCATCAAGCAGGGCAGCCCCGCAAGGGCCAAGGCCAGGGCGGCCCGAGCAAGGTCGGCCAACCCGGAGACGGGCAGGCCGCCGCAGAACCGCGCATCGGCGTGATTCTGGTGACCCACGCCGACTACGGCGCGGCGCTGCTGCGCGCCGCCGAATTCATCCTTGGCCCGGTGCAGGATTGCGCCTCCATCAGCGTGGACGTCTCGCTGGAAGTGGATGAGACGGTGAAACGCCTGAACGAGGCGGTGAAGCGTCTGGATACCGGGCGCGGGGTGATGATCCTTACCGACATGTTCGGCGGCACCCCCACCAACCTCAGCCTGGCCCTGCTGGGCAAGGGCAACGTGGAAGTGCTGACCGGCGTCAACCTGCCCATGCTGCTCAAGGTGTTCGCCGGGCGGGATGGCGACCTGGCCGCTCTCTCGCGCGATGCGCGTGACGCCGGCACCAAGGGTATCGTGGCGGCAGGCGAACTGCTGCGCAGCCGGGTCAAGAACGGGTAG
- the rapZ gene encoding RNase adapter RapZ — protein MVTANFPVIIVTGLSGAGKSTVLNVLEDLRYFTVDGLPASLAPQMVTILNREALAHYQGLVLGMDLRESNFVRNLEKTLERLQGMGVRPAVVFIEANPAVLNRRYATTRRPHPLESEGMGLEQALDQERLRLAPVRETADFVVDTSSYSIHDLRRVIQKKWSSIQGRIRSLRINVVTFGFKYGVPADADLVFDLRFLPNPYFVPDLRPLSGLDEPVAKYVLEAGHGDVFLAKLLDFLHFLLPQYEAEGRYRLTIAIGCTGGRHRSVSVAEALLRALKKSDYAVSMEHRHMELG, from the coding sequence GTGGTCACCGCCAACTTTCCCGTCATCATCGTCACCGGGTTGTCCGGCGCGGGCAAGAGCACGGTACTCAACGTGCTGGAAGACCTGCGCTACTTCACGGTGGACGGCCTGCCCGCATCCCTTGCCCCGCAGATGGTCACCATCCTGAACCGGGAGGCGCTGGCCCACTATCAGGGGTTGGTGCTGGGCATGGACCTGCGCGAAAGCAACTTCGTCCGCAATCTGGAAAAAACCCTGGAACGCTTGCAGGGCATGGGCGTGCGCCCGGCCGTGGTGTTCATAGAGGCCAACCCCGCAGTACTAAACCGGCGCTATGCCACCACCCGCCGCCCGCACCCGCTGGAAAGCGAAGGCATGGGGCTGGAACAGGCCCTTGATCAGGAGCGGCTGCGCCTTGCCCCGGTGCGCGAAACCGCCGACTTCGTGGTGGACACCTCCAGCTATTCCATCCACGACCTGCGCCGGGTCATCCAGAAGAAGTGGAGTTCCATCCAGGGACGCATCCGCTCGCTGCGCATCAACGTCGTCACCTTCGGGTTCAAGTACGGCGTGCCCGCCGACGCGGACCTGGTGTTCGACCTGCGCTTTCTGCCCAACCCCTATTTCGTGCCCGATTTGCGCCCCTTGTCCGGCCTGGACGAGCCGGTGGCCAAATACGTGCTGGAAGCGGGCCACGGCGATGTCTTTCTGGCGAAACTTCTGGACTTTTTGCACTTTCTGCTGCCCCAGTACGAGGCGGAAGGGCGATACCGCCTGACCATCGCCATCGGGTGCACCGGGGGGCGGCACCGCTCTGTCTCGGTGGCAGAGGCCCTGCTTCGTGCCTTGAAAAAATCTGATTATGCCGTATCCATGGAGCACCGCCACATGGAACTGGGCTGA
- a CDS encoding PTS sugar transporter subunit IIA, producing the protein MRLSEYLQDDLILSELSASTKKEVLAELVQAVVRRHPEVDAAVALGVLQDRESLGTTGIGDGVAIPHGKLVNINDIVVAVGRSVPGIDFDALDMKPCHLFFLVLAPEQVAGMHLRILAHISRLLKDPQFRRAMIDAQDGEAFTALMRTT; encoded by the coding sequence ATGAGGCTTTCGGAGTATCTTCAAGATGATCTGATCCTGTCCGAGCTCTCCGCCAGCACCAAGAAAGAGGTGCTGGCGGAACTCGTGCAGGCCGTGGTGCGGCGGCATCCCGAAGTGGATGCCGCCGTTGCGCTGGGCGTGTTGCAGGACCGCGAGTCGCTGGGCACCACCGGCATCGGCGACGGGGTGGCCATACCCCACGGCAAGCTGGTGAACATCAACGACATCGTGGTGGCCGTGGGGCGCAGCGTGCCGGGCATCGACTTCGACGCGCTGGACATGAAACCCTGTCACCTCTTTTTCCTGGTACTGGCACCGGAACAGGTGGCGGGCATGCATTTGCGCATCCTGGCCCACATCTCCCGCCTGCTGAAGGATCCGCAGTTCCGCCGCGCCATGATCGACGCGCAGGACGGCGAGGCCTTCACGGCCCTCATGCGTACGACGTGA
- the raiA gene encoding ribosome-associated translation inhibitor RaiA produces MNIAFTFKNFEPSDHLKKYARRRLEKLGRFVGKSALEMQVNLSVDKFRHKAEVQMAGDGFTFSAVEQSEDMYATIDLVLEKLESQLRKQMEKLKDRRRSVQSDKLGKLGKGIDVFTFGTVGEGEERTITGTDHFAPKPMHVDEAAMQLDQGDNEFLVFLNAEVERVNIIYRRRNGDFGLIDPVV; encoded by the coding sequence ATGAACATCGCCTTCACCTTCAAGAATTTCGAACCCTCCGACCACCTGAAGAAGTACGCCCGCCGTCGTCTTGAAAAGCTTGGCCGGTTCGTCGGCAAATCCGCCCTGGAAATGCAGGTGAACCTTTCCGTCGACAAGTTCCGTCACAAGGCGGAAGTGCAGATGGCTGGCGACGGCTTTACCTTCTCCGCCGTCGAACAGTCCGAAGACATGTACGCCACCATCGACCTGGTGCTGGAAAAGCTGGAATCCCAGCTGCGCAAGCAGATGGAAAAGCTGAAGGACCGCCGCCGTTCCGTCCAGTCCGACAAGTTGGGCAAGCTGGGCAAGGGCATTGACGTGTTCACCTTCGGCACCGTGGGCGAAGGCGAGGAGCGAACCATCACCGGTACCGACCACTTCGCCCCCAAGCCCATGCACGTGGACGAGGCAGCCATGCAGCTTGACCAGGGCGACAACGAGTTCCTGGTGTTCCTGAACGCCGAAGTGGAACGCGTCAACATCATCTACCGGCGTCGCAACGGCGATTTCGGCCTTATCGATCCGGTCGTCTAG